In a single window of the Papaver somniferum cultivar HN1 chromosome 8, ASM357369v1, whole genome shotgun sequence genome:
- the LOC113302822 gene encoding uncharacterized protein LOC113302822: protein MVLGLRTKHKKGSSIQVGYQIHIQEIKPWPPSQSLKSVRSVILQCENGDRNSGSINPVVPLVGSGVGDGKIEFNESFRLTVMLSRDASVKGRNAEIYMKNCIEFNLYEPRRDKTVKGQLLGTVVIDLAEYGPISETIIVTAPMNCKRSFKNTAQPVLSIKIQPFEKHISSSSSRESLFREVSLDTDAKGSVSALMNGEYAEEAEIASFSDDDVSSQSSITNSSSAFEATGSSSPQNEENAVESVKDGKGTSTHNPSLSLEQVALKSGDEPVIAAGKHFNGSSSPLPSIELSSEVGSPENDQASMYKFHNRNSTSIIRKKC, encoded by the exons ATGGTTCTTGGGTTAAGGACAAAACACAAGAAAGGCTCTTCAATTCAAGTTGGTTACCAAATTCATATCCAAGAAATTAAACCTTGGCCTCCGTCGCAGTCTTTGAAATCGGTTCGTTCTGTTATACTTCAATGTGAAAATGGTGATCGGAATTCGGGTTCAATTAACCCAGTCGTCCCTTTGGTTGGGTCTGGTGTTGGTGATGGAAAAATTGAATTCAACGAGTCTTTTAGGCTTACTGTAATGCTGTCTAGAGATGCATCGGTTAAAGGTAGAAATGCTGAGATTTATATGAAGAATTGCATAGAGTTTAATCTATACGAGCCTAGGAGGGATAAGACGGTGAAAGGTCAGCTTCTTGGAACAGTCGTTATAGATTTGGCGGAGTACGGGCCTATCAGTGAAACCATAATTGTAACTGCTCCAATGAACTGCAAGAGAAGCTTTAAGAATACTGCTCAACCTGTTTTGTCTATTAAGATTCAGCCGTTTGAGAAGCATATTTCCAGCTCTTCTTCACGGGAGAGCTTGTTTAGAGAAGTGTCCCTGGACACGGATGCCAAAGGATCTGTTTCCGCATTGATGAACGGAGAGTAtgcagaagaagctgagattgctTCGTTTAGTGATGATGATGTTTCATCACAATCTTCTATTACTAACTCCTCATCAGCTTTTGAAGCTACCGGGAGTTCATCGCCCCAAAATGAAGAG AATGCAGTAGAATCTGTCAAGGATGGCAAAGGAACAAGTACCCACAATCCCAGCTTATCTCTGGAACAGGTGGCACTGAAGTCAGGGGACGAACCTGTAATTGCAGCAGGCAAACATTTCAATGGGAGTTCATCTCCTTTGCCATCAATAGAGTTATCTTCTGAAGTAGGGAGTCCAGAGAATGACCAGGCATCAATGTATAAGTTCCACAACAGAAACTCAACATCAATCATAAGAAAAAAATGTTAA
- the LOC113302821 gene encoding uncharacterized protein LOC113302821, protein MNNSAPMSPALEIRDRIVNGRSNIQVRAQPTDENNFENLPPEAAAPDTNHQVVDSHQVIGKKRGEKIRDYQLIMDIIPQKMKFSDGFSPDAIRPSGISTSDTPPFSSRRGLRVGNTPTTTRLRYAKSVRSPSDSPKSNGFVGDNQSTGEVKTLEIPDKARQGTLSFTRDEGKDTTIVPREARTNSSDCIIQQLKHRIKKLQGELRETAAMELSLYSVVAEHGSSVNKVHAPARRLSRLYLHASKNPSQVSRASVAKSIISGLLLVAKACGNNVPRLTFWLSNSVVLRGIISLTLEDFQLPVSAGPHVETNDVVNGNSNRSSLKWKKPPSMKKENNLGSSDVWEDSCTFTTALEKIETWIFSRIVESIWWQTLTPYMQPAPGKSRGRRQSSFSMQEQVNFSLDLWKKAFKDARERLCPVRASGHECGCLPLLARLVMEQSVARLDVAMFNAILRESVDEVPMDPVSDPISDLDVLPIPAGKSSFGAGAQLKNAIGNWSRWLSDLFGLDDDDHHHDDDESDFDIREESEKSFRLLNAFSNLMMHPKDMLMDRVIRREVCSTFDAPMIRRILQNFVPDEFCPEPVPNDVFDTLNAECQELIECEDEFIENFPLNATPITYQPPSADSLLDIIGEVGKETQLRRSGLSVVRKAYTSDDELDELDSPLNSIIFENSQSSSAQKWMTTT, encoded by the exons ATGAATAACTCTGCACCCATGAGTCCAGCACTTGAGATTCGTGACAGGATTGTCAATGGCAGAAGCAATATCCAAGTAAGAGCCCAACCTACGGACGAAAATAACTTCGAAAATCTTCCACCTGAAGCTGCAGCTCCAGATACAAATCACCAGGTTGTTGACTCTCATCAGGTTATAGGGAAAAAACGGGGTGAGAAGATCAGAGATTATCAGCTGATAATGGACATAATACCACAGAAAATGAAATTTTCGGATGGGTTTTCACCAGATGCTATAAGACCATCAGGGATTAGTACGAGTGATACACCTCCATTTAGCAGCAGGAGAGGTCTCAGAGTGGGTAATACCCCAACTACCACTAGGCTGAGGTATGCGAAGTCTGTAAGGTCACCGTCAGACTCCCCCAAGAGCAATGGGTTTGTCGGTGATAATCAGTCAACCGGAGAAGTCAAAACACTGGAGATTCCAGATAAAGCGCGTCAGGGTACCTTAAGCTTCACAAGGGATGAAGGAAAAGACACTACTATCGTGCCAAGAGAAGCAAGAACCAATTCATCTGATTGCATAATTCAGCAACTCAAGCACAGAATAAAGAAGCTCCAGGGGGAGCTGAGAGAAACTGCTGCAATGGAGCTTTCCCTATATTCAGTTGTTGCTGAGCATGGGAGTTCTGTAAACAAAGTCCACGCTCCTGCTAGGCGCCTATCTAGGCTCTatttacatgcttcaaaaaatccATCACAAGTAAGCAGAGCAAGTGTGGCTAAGAGTATAATTTCGGGATTACTTTTGGTCGCAAAAGCTTGTGGGAATAATGTCCCAAG GTTAACTTTCTGGTTGTCAAATTCAGTTGTTTTGAGAGGGATTATTAGCTTGACTCTTGAGGATTTCCAGCTACCAGTTTCTGCAGGACCACATGTTGAAACCAATGACGTTGTGAATGGAAACTCCAATAGATCCTCATTGAAATGGAAGAAACCTCCTTCTATGAAGAAGGAAAATAATCTTGGTTCTTCTGATGTCTGGGAGGACTCATGCACGTTTACAACCGCATTAgaaaagatcgaaacctggatctTTTCTCGGATAGTGGAATCTATTTGGTGGCAG ACATTGACTCCATATATGCAGCCTGCTCCTGGTAAGTCACGTGGAAGGAGACAATCTAGTTTTTCCATGCAAGAGCAGGTCAACTTTTCTTTAGATCTCTGGAAGAAAGCCTTCAAAGACGCCCGTGAAAGGCTTTGTCCAGTTCGAGCTTCAGGGCATGAGTGTGGTTGCTTACCTCTGCTGGCTAGATTG GTAATGGAGCAATCTGTTGCCAGATTAGACGTGGCTATGTTTAATGCAATTCTTCGTGAATCAGTTGACGAGGTTCCAATGGATCCTGTATCTGACCCAATAAGTGATTTAGATGTACTTCCTATTCCAGCTGGAAAATCAAGTTTTGGTGCTGGTGCTCAACTGAAAAATGCT ATTGGGAACTGGTCCAGATGGCTTTCTGATCTATTTGGGTTAGATGATGATGATCACCACCATGATGACGATGAAAGTGACTTTGATATCAGAGAGGAATCTGAGAAATCTTTCCGTCTTCTGAATGCATTTAGCAATCTGATGATGCACCCAAAGGATATGCTCATGGATAGGGTCATCAGAAGAGAG GTATGTTCAACATTTGATGCTCCAATGATCAGGAGGATTCTTCAAAATTTTGTTCCCGATGAGTTTTGTCCTGAGCCAGTTCCAAATGATGTGTTTGACACACTAAATGCTGAG TGTCAGGAGCTTATTGAGTGCGAGGATGAATTCATCGAGAACTTCCCCCTTAACGCCACTCCTATAACATATCAGCCACCTTCAGCAGATTCTCTTTTGGATATCATTGGAGAAGTTGGAAAGGAAACCCAACTGAGAAGAAGTGGGTTGTCTGTAGTCCGAAAAGCTTACACAAGCGATGATGAGCTTGACGAACTTGATTCGCCTCTAAACTCAATTATATTTGAAAATTCACAGTCATCTTCCGCACAAAAGTGGATGACTACGACATAA